CCAATCCCCAATCTCCTGACCCAATATTCTGTGGTTTTCTTAACGCATCGTGCAGGATTCTTCCCACGTGGTTGTGGTCTATCTGTAGGCCTTAATGcaatcccttccttccctttacaCCCCCTCCAGCCACAGTGCTGAGGGCTCCCTGAACACAAGCAAGAGCAGGGGCTCTCTCACATTCTACTCTTTGGTCCTTCCCGGTCAATTACTTATCCTTCGAAACACAAATCACATATCACCCAATGTGAGAATCTTCCTTGACACTTCCTCCCTCCCCGTCCTTCCTCTGTAATCTCCAAGATTCTTGCACAGACCTCTGTATTTCTCACATTGTTTCATTATTACTTATTCGCATATTTTCTACAGAAGGAAAGGACTGTAGCAACTCATTACTTTTGCTCCTCTGTGCCTACCATTCAATTGGTTACATATTCATCACATTGAATAAGGACGGCAAGCTCCCTGTCCTCACAGAACACACATTCTAGTGGAGACAGACAAGTGATACTGCATGCAGGAACGCAAAGAACAAAATAGCATGAGtgaaaaatttatctttaaaagaacTACATAGAGTCTTATCTTCCAAACttaatttctaaaagaaagaaaattctgggcttccttttcttttggtttttaaattccCGTATGTGCTATGCTCTTCCTTTTCACAAACCCACCTGTTTCTCCCACTCTTTCACTAATTTCTTCACATCTGCAGAATCTGGGTTTAGACACAATTGATCTCCATTCTTCATTGCAGCACTgccaaggaaaaagaaacatgatTTTATTGCCCTGTGTATAATTTAAATGCCTTCTTCCAGAATAATGAAAATCAGTAtgaattttgctgattttttttcctaaggaaactacttataatgaaatgttttcttagGACAAGATAAACAGACTGATTGAATTTTTGAAATTACTTACAGCAGACCCTCCAGGagcactttaaattattttttctgtaatttctctGTATAGTCTGAGAATAAGAATAGCCATTCTATAAATCATCTCTGATTTAGGTATCGAAAGACTTAAAGTAGACATACCCTCTAACCTAGCAGTTCTAATCTCTAGAAAGGTATTAACAGGAAAAGATTAAAGATGAAACACTGTCACAGTAACAGTTTGATTTCAATAGCAAAATTTGGAAAGGACCTACATTTCCAACAATAAGCATTGGTCATGTAAATTATGGCACATCCGTATGATTGAATACAATGGGgccattaaaaatgatgctaGGAAAAAATGACATTATTGGAGGTTTACTGACATGAGTAAATGTGCATGATATAGTGTTCACGAAAAGGCAGTGTATAAAACAGTATTAgtatggggcggcacctatggctcaaaggagtagggcaccggaggtggcgggttcaagcccagccctggccaaaaactgcaaaaaaaccccaaaaaaccagtattagtatattcttttatttggtatgtgtattatgtatataaatgcacatttatatattttgtatctaCACATGCATATGTGCATGAAGAAAAAGGGGAGACTTGGGAAACTATATGCCAAAGAGTTACCAGTTTTTGTCATTGAATGACaggattataaataatttttattttcttcttttgggttaTCTCCATTAAACATTTTCTCAAATAAACATGGTATTATGCTTTGGTAATATATCATTCTTGGTTCCTAATTTACCAgaaattccttgtttttctagAGAAGAAAAGGAGCAGCCCAAATTTATCCCGGGGCTACTAACTGAATTTTAAGTATCCGTATGGACAAGCACTCTAAGGGGAAGGTCCATGCTAATCTAACATCCCCTGCCAATGTGGAGCGTGTGTGTTAGATGGATTTTTACTTACATGATTTCAGTTTTCTCGCAGGAAGGGCTAGGGGCAAactgtttaatttctttcaaggACTTTAGATGGATGGTCCCTTGGCTAGTGCTGATGCAGGAACAGCGTCCATGCCTCATGACTGGGGttcctaaggaaaagaaaaagagagcgcATCCGTGTAGGACAACGTCTCCGCGTAGGTGCTCCGGCAAAAGGACACATTTGAATCAGTCACGATTATTGCTATTATTTAGTGAATGCTTGTAAATCATCGCCACAAACTTTTGAAGAAGGTATTATCTCCATTGGACAGATAAGGAAGTTCATATACACAAAGAACAAAGTCATACAGCTTTCAGGGGGCAGGGGAGGGTTTTTGCTCAGGTCTGTTGAGTCCAAAGGTGCTGCTCTTACTTACCATACTTTACGAACTTAGTAGAAAAAAGGGACTTTCACAATATTTAATAAATCCTTATCATAGGTCAGATAATTAACCTGTGCTGTGCTGATCAGTTTCTTCAGCAGCTCCCAAAGCAACAGCTTTGGATACATTATCCAACTTTAGGGATAGAATTGGTTTGGTGTTGGACTGAAAGCACTACCTTAATAATCAATTACCACttccatcctcagcctcccttctccccactgcaTTGCTTCTCAATAGTGCTGTAAACTTTagaaaactctttaaaatgttaactttaaaCCTTCATTTTTAGATTCACTCAACATATATTTACACGGCACTTACATCCACTGTGTAGGAGGTAGAAATACATCACCACAGAGTTTCCATTCTGCAGGTGAGGAAGTTGGGGGCTAGAAAGGTTAAGTCATTTGCCCAGGGTAACAAGGTAGTTAGTAAACAGATTAGGGACAACCTCTCTGATTTTGGGCTGAATCCTTAATTAATTACAAATGCACTTATCAAGAAAAAGtatcagggaaaagaaaataaattaggagACAGAAAGTTTCAGCTCATAATCCCGCAGTTAAACAAACATGTATTGAGCTCTCACTAGGCATTCACACACCTAGACTACAAAGATTGTGCTTGACTTGGCAGACCCAAGTTATGAACTTTGGATAACCAACAATACCATCAAGAAGCTTTTATGACCCATCAACATGCAGAACATTCGTCTTTATCTGCTGAATGAGATAGCAAGTGATTCCCTTCTCTGACTTTATAACCTAATATAACTCAGAGTCCCTTACCTTGAACTCCAAACAGAGCAAAGAAGATGATGCCGAAGAGGAAAGGAACACCACTTTTCTTCATAGTGGTAGGATGGAGTTCTACTAAGTCACGCCTGTATTGGATTTCAAGCCTGAGAAATTCTTCAGAGAACATGATTCTGGGAATCATATTTATTTAGGAAATCCATTTCCCTCCTAAAGTTTGATTGGCTGGCATCCTTAGCTGATCTAGCTAAACTGACTGTGAACTTGGTTGTACTGGGGGAAACCCAACTTTCAAATCCAAGGGAATTTCTGCATGTTTTACTTCCATTTCACATAAATGGGTCGTTTATAGTAAGGGATGTGAAACGGCCCACACTCACAGCTGCTCACCTGGGTGAAGAACGGTTATATAAGGAACACACTAATGTCATATAATAAAGGTTGGGAATGTGGTTTCCGGATGGACATATTAAAGTGCAGGCAAGTAATACATTTTTCAAAGTCCCTTACTATTTCTGACATTCCTTCTGCATAACATTTGGTCAGATTTATCTTACACATGTATTGCCCATCCATCAACTAAAAGCACCTTTGTTTCTTCAGGAACCAGACCCTTTTCTACTAGTGGTAAACTCATTGTGTGTCACTGGCGccaccatttgtttttgttttcaaataggtAGTTAGAATGGGATTCAGCCAAATGTAAGAGACACAAATTGACTAACAGTGGCTAACTGTTAACAGCCACTTATTTTTCTCTGTCAGAGGTAAGTGGACCAGTACTTGTATGGTAGCTCTTTTCCACGAGGTCTTCCAGGCTCCTCCCATCTTGTTTTACTACCACAGCTACACTGTCTAGATTGCTGTCCTCATGCCCACGGACAAAAGTGGCTTGCCCCCATGTCCATTTTTCTGGTGAGAAGGCAGAAAAAGGGCATTGGTCTCTTTCTTAGACCCATCCTAGACGTTGCACCCATCATTTTCCGTCACTCTATGGGGCAGATTTTATTCACAGGGCTACACCTAGCTGCAGAAGTTGAGAAGTTAAGAAGTgtgaattctttatttctttttttttggcaatgcaacaaagtttattgaggaagaaaaagataggtttacagagcaaatACATTAATTAGCCATCAATAGCAAATAGCCCTACTTTGTCACAAGGAAGGAAAAGGCAAGAATTGTGGTCTTCATTCTAGTTGACTAGCTAAAGACTGGAGAATCCATTACTATAAAACAGTATTTCTATGGACTCCCTCTACTGTCCTGCAAAAAATTAACTGACATCTAAATTAAGTTTCTCCCTAAGGAGAGATATTAAATACAAGGATATAAGACTATGTTGGATAGGGTTGAACTTTGGAGGGCCACTACTCATTGTAATTtgtaagattttttgttgttgttgttctcctGGAAAGCAATACCCCATCCCTCAAACACCCTCCATTGAGCATGCGTGCTGTCATAGCATATGGGCAGAACAGATATTAGCACTTTATGTTACATGGTGCATATTTGACTGGTTAAATAGAGCACAACGGAATTCTTTTTGGAGAGAAAACATGGGCGGCCTTTGATATagcttatttatttgcttttctttaatttGAGTAATGACCGCGACCATGCATAGAGTGGCTAAGGTCGGTTCCAGCTTTGCTACTTAATAACTGTGTGCAAAATGCTTAATTTCTGTGAGCTTCAGCTCCCTCCCTGAGAAAACAGTAGCCACCTCACAAGCTGTTAACACAGCAGCTGTTCCCTGATTCACTTCTCCTAGTCTCAATTCCTGGTGGTCCCAAATtcagcctattttattctttctccccgCCTCATCTCTCAGCTGCTCACAATATAGAATCACTTAGCACCTCTAACATCTTAAGATTACAGGCAGTCccagagttacaaacatccaactgacctACAGCTCACACTACAGggaataggtaaatgtacctgttccaacttacaaaaAATTCAGCTAAGAATGCTGCGGAACCTATCTCCTGGGACGCCTGTAATGGCAACAATACATTGTCAACGGTAAAGCATCACAAATCCAGCGGCAATTCTTTCCAGCaaagaaaggaagatagaaaCTTCTTAGGACAAAAACTAAGGCCCAGCACGGTCTCCCGGTCCTCTTTCCAGCCTCTTCCCGCACAGCTCCCTGCTCCCTTCACCTCATCGTGTCCCAGTTCCTCAAAGGGACTCAAACGTTCCTTCCCACTGTGCGGTTTGCTCAAGCCATTTCCCGCCTGGCCCGGCTGCTCCCCTGCCTAGTTATTCCCCTGCGTTATCCAGGGAAGCGTCCTTCCCCTGGGAAGGCTTTCCTGAGCACCGAGGACCGGGGCCAGGGCTGCACGTGCTGCGCCTCCCAGAGCCCGCGTCCAGCGGCGGCCCTGTGCCCCTGTAGTTAAGACGGCCTCCGCCCCTGGACAGCAAGCCTGCGAGGGCTCACGTGCAGGTGACGCGGGACGCACGCGGCGGGCTGGGGCAGGAGGCGTCCGTGCGCCCCCGCCTGGTGGAAGTGTTGCTGGCTCTGAGGCTGAGGAGTGCACTGCGCATGCCTGGCCACCAGGCTTCCAGAACCTTCCATCGGGAGGAGGTTACAGCGACGCCACTGTGGCCCAGTGCGTGTTGCTTGCTGTGGGTCCTTGGTGTCCCTGCTGACCCTGCCAGAGGGGAGGAGCAGGCCTTTGGAGGGAAAGGTAATGGCGGTGCCCTGGACGCCTCTCCCATCCACCGACAGCTGCCCGATAGAGGAGGCTGCGTCCTAGAGAGTGGAGGCCGCCCGGGCTCGCCTGTTTCCCAGATTCCActggaggtctgggtggggcACAGTGAGCGGTGGTCCCAGAGGGCCGGGACACTGGGGTCAGGAGGGACCCTGGCTGGGTGACTGTGTCGATCCAGCGAGAGAAAGCGGTGCTAGGGGACAGTTAGGCGGCCCTCGAGGCAGGGGCGGATTCTGGGCCGTCGGGGCGCGGCGGGGTCGCGGGGCTCCCGGTGGCCGCGGGGGGGCGCTCTGCGCAGAGGCGGCCTGGCGCAGGGCTCCGGGCGGCCGCGGGGGGGCGCTCCGCTCAGAGGCGGCCTGGCGCAGTGCTCCCGGTGGCCGCGGGGGGACGCTCCGCGCAGAGGCGGCCTGGCGCCGTGCTCCGGGCGGCCGCGGGGGGGCGCTCCGCGCAGAGGCGGCCTGGCGCGGTGCTCCGGGCGGCCGCGGGGGGGGCGCTCCGCGCAGAGGCGGCCTGGCGCAGTGTTCCCGGTGGCCGCGGGGGGACGCTCCGCGCAGAGGCGGCCTGACGCAGGGCTCCGGGTGGCCGCCGGGGGACGCTCCGCGCAGAGGCGGCCTGGCGCGGGCGGCCCGGTTGCGGGGGGCCAGGTTTGGCGCCCTGTTCCCCAGACTCGGAGGAAAAGCAGGGTGTGCCTGGACAGGAGGAGACGGTGCAATCCTGGCGGCGTTTCTGGCCAGACCGGGCTTTTAGGAGAAACGGAAACTCAGAGGAATGACGCCCAGGCATTCCCAGGGCGCTGGGAAGAGGCCAAGCATTAGAGTGTCGCAACCCGCCGAGTTCCCAGTTCCGCTTTGGACCAGGGATTAATTCCTTGTGTCTGGAAAAATTCCCGTTCTGTGTCTCGAGGAGCCTCACGGAGCCGGGCTGTAGTTTTCTCGCGTGCTGCCAGCCTGCCTTCCATCTTTGTGGTTATGGGATCGGTATGTTCTGTTTGACTGTGTGTGCAGTGTGACCGGGTCACAGCGAAGATCAGAGGCTTTTTACTTGCCAGAGGGAAGTTTCTCTCATAAGGAAACCCCCAGGCCTGGCTGAGTTTCTCTCAGAATGGACTTCCCTCCTCCTAGCAGCTGCTGCTAGTGTTAAAGGATATTTGCTTGTAACGGGTGTATTTCTTGAAAGTCTCAAAGCCCTAAAGTAgcattctgatttttctttttcccttctctgcccCCCATGCAGGGAGTCACTCCCCCCTTCCAAATTATAATCGGGCAGTCATAGTTGTGGAAGTGTATCCTGTCTGTATCCAAAGTTACTAAGAGAAAAGAACACGGTCTACTTCTGCTAATCTTACTCTCCAGCCTCTTGGTATATATTTCTCATTAAAGCTTAAGGACTGGGTTAGATTGGTGAATAAACTGTTTTTGAAAGAGAATGTCAAAATATCATTTAAAGGACAGATGTTGCCATATGTTGCAAGTGACATATTTTTGCTCTGTGACTTTAGGAAAGTCGGCTTGTAGTCTGATGACAACTAACAATTGTCCTTCACAAGCTACTGACCAACCTGAAGAAACATTTTCCTGAAAAGGAGTAAAgattattgtatttttactttaaaattgttttgtatgTGATGTTACAAGAACAAAATCTACATTGAAGCCCTTCATTTAGAGTTTACCATTCATTTCAGCTTATTTATCAAACTTTTACTATTGTGATTCTAGACTCCCAGGacacaaatatgaaaaataatctctGCCCTCAAAGAGCTCACAGTTTAGTGGGAGAAAGCAAGACGTAGACAACAATTACTGTAAAAGTTATGATAAAGGGTTGTACAAAATGATTGGCGGTGCAGAGAAGTCTATAACCctggctcctgggctcaaacataGCTGTTCAAATTAGTCTGAAAGGGAGACTTGGAATTTTTTACTAGAAGTTGTTGGGGGAAAGGTGTTTTGAGCAGGAGGCCTGAGAGGGTACCCATTCTCAGAAACTGCAGGTACTTTGACAAGGGTACAGTGAGTAATGACAGGGAGAGatttacacacacacccccacacaggcTCATGTGTTATCACTCACCTTGTCACCAGTCTTTAAATCAATCTTGTGTACGTAAATATTTTCTTGTATCTTCATAGCTTATGTAtttgtaaaatatcttttatgtttCTAGTCTGTTTATTCTCAGTACTGggtatttgagttgtttccaatcctcttgccttttgTATTACATTTGTACATTTAGCGTGTGAAAATTGGCATCTGAgattaatgtttattttcatttctttacataTTGACATTTTAGTTTGTATTGGCTTAATAACAGAATTGTATACCTTTCAAGGTCACTTGTCACATGGAGTCAGAGTATTGGTCTTATAAATCTATGTCAATTCCTTACATAGTTTGATTAGAaaactttaatccatttttattaaagcatCCTTTTCTACTTTGTTTCCTTCACtcctatcattttttattttttgcagtttttgtccagggccgcgtttgaacccaccacctccagtatatggggccggcaccctacaccttgagccacaggcaccaccctcctgtCATAGTTTTTAATGAAGTATAAAATAAGGTAGAGGTTGTGTCCTACCCCCCAGTCCTTATGTTGAAGACTTCTAGCCACATACTCAAACTCTTCCAGATTAAACACCTCATGCTCTCTCACACTTGTATATCTTTGCACATGCTCTTTCCTCTAGAGGAattcacttttctctttctaccAATCAGACACATatgtcttttaaatttcagatcagTCATTGCTTTCCCAGGAAAAGCTCTTCAGATTTTCTGTATTTTGCACGCATACTTACAGTTTTTTCAGTCCATAGAATGACCTATTGACCTTTGTCTCTGTCTTTATTAGTAAGTTATAAACTCTGGATATAATCATTACAAATAATGAACCTTACTTTCAAACAGAATGGTATAAACCTCTATTTGTTAAACTTCCTGAAAAGCCTTTGACAGTCAGCTGAGGCTAAGATacatgctgtggtttgaatgtgttccttccaaaattcagatgttgccaatgtgatagtattaagggGCTTTTAAGAGATGGCCATAAGGGCTCCTCCCTCCTGAATGGAACTAGGTGCTCTTAAGAGGGGGCTTGATGGAGGTAGTTTGTGCTCTCTTGCTCGTCTGCCTTGTGAGGATGCAGcaggaaggccctcaccagatggtggcaccttgatcttggacttcccagcctccagaactgtgaggagaAACATTTCTCTTTAGAATTTGCCCAGtctcagatttttttattttttttttgcaacagcaCAAAACAGAATTAGACAATAGGTGACCTTTTATATAGATTTATGGtgtcaggaagaaaagaaaaataagagggcAGAAATGAGGAATTCTGCCACTTCACAGTTTTACTGTGATCAAGTTAAGGGTCCCATAATAATTGTCATAGACTGCATTTCTTTGTCATATCCCAGAATGTTGTCATTTCtcttattcttccttttgttatgTGAAGTTGCTTGACATTCATGAAGACAACTTATAATTGGTAATACTCTAGAATGCTTTGTTTTCTTGTAgttttttttgcacttttaatGTAAAGTAGAACAAACATATGTTCAAAAAGCAAAAATGGGTAGACACAGATTAAAGAACAAAGTCTCATGTACCCATCACCTaggtttaaaaaatgattttaccatCGTCTAGAAAAAGCATTGCCTTCCCTGATTGCCTTCCCTTTTCTGCTCAAAAATAATCACCACCCTAAATTTTACGTGAATTATtcctttgtattttgtttgttgtcAGCACATTTGTCTTTActcttaaataaaatgttaaatttgcctattttaaaactttatagcGTATTTTGCCGTGTACACATATAATATGCACTTTttggcccaaatttttgagggaaaaataaggatgtgcattatagATGGGTAGTATTAATTTCAtgtctatataaatgttttcaattcttttgtttattcTCATACATTATAACTCTAGAAAGTGATAATGTAAATAAACCTGGAGTATAgtaatcagttttgttgaacttaCGATGAAATTGTAATGAAAGCATTTTCAGCCAATGAAGAGCAATACATTTCTCCTCGTACACTTTAGGTGGGAGCTAGCAATTTAGCTGATAAGAATAAATGCTAGAATTCCTTtgtaatacaaaaaacaagtacctaaatgtaaacaaataaaaatttgaattaaaaaattaaaacaaaagattttttcctgaaagtttgggcccaaaACGTGGGTGAATGTTACGCACGGAAGCACGTTGTACCTGGCAAATATGGTAATGAATGGACTGGCGCTGCACGCGTTCTTCTATGGCATgcttcttttttggaagattgtttttgaaattcatccatgttgaTGGGTATTGTTGTATATCATTTATTTTGACTTTAATTTACTTATCCATTCacggacatttggattgttttcaaATTTGTGCTGTTATAAACAATACTGCTGTGACATTCTTGTTCATGTGCTGTGTGAGACTTTGTCTATGGTAAACGCATCCAGAaagtagtagaattgctggaaCATGGGGTATGCCGTGTGCCGCTTTATGAGATAATGCCAAACTCTCTTACCGAGGCAGTGAacgctattttttctttcatcggCAGTGGAGGGGCATTCCTCCATTACCATGCATTCGTACAGGACCGTACTCTGTTTATAGTTGGTATTATCCAACTTTTTTGCCAGCCTGGTggtgtgaaatggtatctcataATGATTTGAATGTTACATTTCCTTTATTGCAAATGAAGTTgaacatcttttctatttttaattttttttttagagacagagtctcactttgtcgcccttggtagaatgccagggcgttacagctcacagaaatctccagctcctgcgcttaggtgattctcctgcctcagcctcctgagtagctgggactccaggcgcctgtcacaatgcccggctattttttttgttgttgcagtttggccaaggccgggttcgaacctgccaccctcggtatatggggccggtgcccttcccactgagccacaggcgccgctctgaacatcttttcatgttaggggcttttgc
This Nycticebus coucang isolate mNycCou1 chromosome 1, mNycCou1.pri, whole genome shotgun sequence DNA region includes the following protein-coding sequences:
- the CXCL9 gene encoding C-X-C motif chemokine 9 codes for the protein MKKSGVPFLFGIIFFALFGVQGTPVMRHGRCSCISTSQGTIHLKSLKEIKQFAPSPSCEKTEIIAAMKNGDQLCLNPDSADVKKLVKEWEKQISQKKKQKKGKKYEKTKKILRGKKSRRPRQKKTT